The Hahella sp. HNIBRBA332 genome window below encodes:
- a CDS encoding DUF2914 domain-containing protein — protein MSQKLVIRVKNAESLADASAKPPQTVTVYHWNRIIAAGCVAFALFAGALWGVYRWAFTSPADVSQTDFVAQNEPSVITDERPEQAAESTSVSLAAEDKREEWVSGRAESTIDEPVIADATPEIPAEPVVAPDPVAPESTLEESVVIAEPAATLAEEAPPEVETVEEVEVAQDMEDMQEDPVDPTKRRHLETVSSGGEPVKIFSDAISRAQLTQELDDSEPTNALRDSIVMNDEGLLRIYLFTEMMDMTGQTLYHEWYRDDKRVARIRIRPHRSPMRASSSKFIDRHMLGQWTVKVTGPEGNVLAEAAFSVN, from the coding sequence ATGTCGCAAAAATTAGTCATCCGAGTCAAAAATGCGGAGTCGTTGGCGGACGCATCCGCCAAGCCGCCGCAAACCGTTACGGTATACCATTGGAATCGCATCATCGCCGCTGGCTGCGTCGCATTCGCACTGTTTGCCGGGGCGCTATGGGGCGTGTATCGCTGGGCGTTCACCTCGCCGGCGGACGTATCGCAGACAGATTTCGTCGCACAGAATGAGCCTTCGGTCATCACGGACGAACGGCCTGAGCAAGCGGCTGAATCGACGTCGGTCTCGTTGGCCGCAGAAGATAAGCGTGAAGAATGGGTCAGTGGCCGTGCAGAATCGACGATAGATGAGCCTGTCATCGCAGACGCCACGCCAGAGATCCCGGCGGAGCCTGTTGTAGCGCCGGACCCTGTCGCACCGGAAAGCACGCTTGAAGAGAGCGTCGTCATTGCCGAGCCAGCCGCCACGCTTGCTGAGGAAGCCCCGCCTGAAGTCGAGACGGTTGAGGAAGTCGAGGTGGCGCAAGACATGGAAGACATGCAAGAAGACCCTGTCGATCCCACCAAACGTAGACATCTGGAGACTGTCTCCAGCGGTGGTGAGCCGGTGAAAATCTTTTCGGACGCCATCAGTCGCGCGCAATTGACTCAGGAACTGGACGATAGCGAACCGACCAACGCCCTGCGCGACAGCATCGTTATGAACGACGAGGGCCTGTTGCGCATCTACCTGTTTACGGAAATGATGGATATGACCGGGCAGACGCTTTATCACGAATGGTATCGCGACGATAAGCGGGTGGCGCGTATAAGAATACGTCCCCATCGTTCGCCCATGCGCGCCTCCTCCAGCAAATTTATTGATCGTCATATGCTGGGGCAGTGGACGGTCAAAGTGACGGGCCCGGAAGGCAATGTGCTGGCCGAAGCGGCCTTTTCGGTAAACTAG
- a CDS encoding bifunctional diguanylate cyclase/phosphodiesterase, whose amino-acid sequence MRKHGEFWNVLPISLLMLGSVAAIHLASLYYFEGESLSWPILTTLSIAVIFAFLSLIQIRLNRQLAAKVRALHERDFKLKKLSSAVTNSGCSIIITDRLGRIEFVNNKFVNVTGYGQDEARGRFLDILNPKDMDEEKPQEQIWESEILYDGWEGEVLSRRRDGHDFWWAVTVSTVCDSDNTVTNYVISGVDVSELKEANRKMQQMALYDSLTGLANRRLFVDRLEQAVKAARRDRKQIALLFLDLDQFKRINDTLGHDAGDSLLQTVAQRLKNCVRAKDTVARLGGDEFTVLLTDIVDTFSVTPVATQILKALKAPIKLKKHEVIVSTSIGVTLAPTDGANADVLMKNADLALYRAKEHGRDRYHFYTEELNAHALKQLLMEQELRHALQFEEFTLGFQPQINLASGKIVCVEALIRWHHPSKGLVMPDNFISVAEETGLINPIGRWVLKNACMQMKMLQDLTGSAIKIAVNLSARQFDDPKLEQNIEEVLNETGLEPQWLELEVTESMLMGDIEAVTDKLKRLKQTGVSLAIDDFGSGYSSLSYLKKLPVNALKVDREFVRDIPEDSNDMEITSAIIAVAHKLQLKVVAEGVETADQKEYLIANQCDFAQGYLFSKPLSFEDLYIYLNEHKLKQTA is encoded by the coding sequence ATGCGAAAACATGGTGAGTTTTGGAACGTACTACCTATCTCGTTGCTTATGCTGGGAAGCGTCGCAGCCATCCACTTGGCTTCACTGTATTACTTTGAGGGGGAAAGCCTGTCCTGGCCGATTCTGACCACCCTCAGCATTGCCGTTATCTTCGCGTTTTTATCCCTGATTCAAATCCGCCTAAACCGTCAGCTCGCCGCCAAGGTCAGAGCGCTGCATGAGCGCGACTTCAAACTAAAGAAGCTGAGCAGTGCGGTCACTAACAGTGGCTGTTCGATTATCATCACCGACCGTCTTGGCCGCATTGAGTTCGTTAACAACAAGTTCGTTAACGTCACCGGCTATGGCCAGGATGAAGCGCGCGGCCGCTTCCTCGACATCCTTAATCCCAAAGATATGGACGAGGAAAAACCGCAGGAGCAAATCTGGGAAAGCGAGATTCTGTACGATGGTTGGGAAGGCGAAGTATTAAGCCGTCGCCGGGACGGCCATGATTTCTGGTGGGCGGTGACCGTATCCACCGTCTGCGACAGCGACAACACCGTCACCAACTATGTCATCTCCGGAGTGGATGTCAGCGAGCTGAAGGAAGCCAACCGCAAGATGCAGCAAATGGCGTTGTACGACTCCCTCACCGGACTCGCCAACCGCCGCCTGTTCGTGGACCGCCTGGAGCAGGCGGTGAAAGCCGCCCGTCGCGATCGTAAACAGATCGCCCTGCTGTTTCTCGACCTGGACCAGTTCAAACGCATCAACGACACCCTGGGGCACGACGCTGGCGACAGCCTGCTGCAAACCGTGGCGCAGCGTCTGAAAAACTGCGTGCGCGCCAAAGACACCGTCGCCCGCTTGGGCGGCGACGAGTTCACTGTGCTGTTAACCGACATCGTCGATACTTTTTCCGTCACCCCCGTCGCCACGCAAATCCTGAAAGCGCTCAAGGCGCCGATCAAGCTGAAAAAGCATGAAGTGATTGTCTCCACCAGCATCGGCGTCACCCTGGCCCCGACGGATGGCGCCAACGCGGACGTGCTGATGAAGAACGCGGATCTGGCGCTGTACCGGGCCAAAGAGCATGGCCGCGACCGTTATCATTTCTATACGGAAGAACTGAACGCCCATGCCCTCAAACAATTACTGATGGAGCAGGAGCTGCGCCATGCGCTGCAGTTTGAAGAGTTCACCCTCGGCTTCCAGCCCCAGATCAATCTGGCCTCCGGCAAGATCGTCTGCGTCGAGGCGTTGATCCGCTGGCATCACCCCAGTAAGGGACTGGTGATGCCGGACAACTTCATCAGCGTGGCGGAAGAAACCGGCCTCATCAATCCGATCGGACGCTGGGTGCTGAAGAACGCCTGCATGCAGATGAAAATGCTGCAGGACCTGACTGGCTCCGCCATCAAAATCGCCGTCAACCTTTCCGCACGTCAGTTTGATGACCCGAAACTGGAGCAAAACATTGAGGAAGTGCTCAACGAAACCGGCCTGGAGCCGCAGTGGCTGGAGCTGGAAGTGACGGAAAGTATGTTGATGGGCGACATTGAAGCCGTCACAGACAAGTTGAAGCGCCTCAAACAAACCGGGGTCAGTCTGGCCATCGACGACTTCGGCTCAGGTTATTCCTCATTAAGCTACCTGAAAAAGCTGCCGGTGAATGCGCTGAAGGTAGACCGGGAATTCGTGCGCGATATTCCCGAGGACAGCAACGATATGGAAATCACCTCGGCGATTATCGCCGTCGCCCACAAACTGCAATTGAAAGTCGTGGCGGAGGGCGTGGAGACCGCCGACCAGAAAGAGTACCTGATCGCCAATCAATGCGATTTCGCCCAGGGTTATCTGTTCAGCAAGCCCTTGTCCTTCGAAGATCTCTACATCTATCTGAACGAGCATAAGCTCAAGCAGACCGCCTGA